CTTCTCACAACTTCTTTTCCTTCCCGCAACATAGAGAGGATGTGAATTAGAATTGGCTCGGGCAAATCGCTGAGTCGGTCTACTCCCACCATGATTTTCCTGGAATACAACCTTCAGTTGCAATTGGGTAAAAGTTGATGGAGCTCCGGTGTAGTCTGAACTCAAAAGGTAGCGCTTAGAAACATTAACACAAACACCTTAAATCTGATACATGAATTTACCCTATCTCAATCGTttttcaaacaacaacaacatacccagagTAATTCCATAAGGTGGGGCCTGGGGAGGCTAGGATTTACATAAACCTTACACCTACCTTTGTGGgagtagagaggttgtttctgatagaccctcggctcaaaagaaaagaagaaatcgAAGCAGGATTGCATTAAAATAAGAGCTATGTACCTACCCCCACTCCCACGCCCAACCCCAACCAACCCCCGCACTATCCATCCACACCCTACCCAcctcccaccccaccccactccACCCCCCACACACCTACCACACCCCCTCCATAACCCCTACTTCCACCTCACCCCCatcccaccaccaaccccacaGCCCCCACCACCCTCAACCCACCTACCCCCTGCCTACCTCCCACCCTTAGAAAGTGATATTTTCCAGTAGCATAGCATCAATTAATGCCAATAAGACAAGCAAAAGCTTACAAGGAaaaccaacacacacacacacacacacacacacaaaaggaaaaccaacacacacaccagattgtaattttaaatattGTAGCTTTTGTATAATTTTGAGGGAAAAGTTTACCTGATGATGCTTCGTCAATGGCGATAGCTCCAAATTGAGGCAGCTTATGCAGCCAAAATGTGCCCCGCTAAAATTTAgcaaaacataaaataggactacttctttataaaaataaaattatattattgatgagctaaagataaataaaaagaaaagtattttgttattttgatttggtatttaaaaaagaataaataaatacatgaagaatgatTTTAAGTTGAGGAAATAAGACCCACATGGATTGGGGTGGCATAGTTGGATCCCTTGCCCTTaaataaatacatgaagaacgGAAAAATCTTGTTGGGAGTGTTGTCTCCAAAATGGAGTTcggaacctaaatgacccaaTAAAAACTCAATTGAACCAAAATATCTCAAGAAAAAATAGAGATAACAAAGTACTTTTAATGCATCTTTTTTCTGTGTTATATAAAAGTGAGTTAACGTCTCACGTTAAAATCCGTTactgatttttcttaaaaaaaatatataaaaaaattgcaTAACGCATAATTTTACTGTGCTATGCAACCATGGTCAATTTCCTGAGTTAGGCCGTGTCAATATACTTGCTAATCCAACCATATTCATTTCAAAtcaaaattatgcaaaaactttcattttataatgcttctccgttcacttttttacttatccattattctaaaaatatattttcacttttaacatattaagagaagacaattttttcctgttttacccataATATTAATtgctcatttcaaatcattttcaagtccattaaaaatatgcatcaattaatatgaatatcgtggtaaattatgcacttcatttattatttcttaagggatgtgcaaagttgtggacaagtaaaagtgaacggaggaatATTAATTTATCTTGTGATACTAAAAGAATCTTTtgacaagttttttttttaccgaaGTATGTATTATCTTATCTTTTGATACTTATGAAAAACATTTATTATTATAAagagtatttattttcttactttttgaATAAATATCTTTTAACAAAAATTTTACTGTCTTGTTCATTGACTTGTTgctcttttttcttaattaatgttTATTTAGCTAATTCCCAAAACAATCGAGTCTAAGATCTATTTACcgataaaagtaaataatttttattataattgaCGGTTAATTACGTTAAATATTAATGTGATAAGAATTAATTTGAGATACACACCTTGTATTTTAAAATCGAACATTTACACCATTATATTATGAAAATCCtatcttcaattttaaaatacaTGGTGTGTATCTCGAATTAATTCTTATTACATGAGTATTTAATGAAAAGATAACTAGAATTTTAACaatttggcaaaaaaaaaaaaaaaatctaaattatAGTGATGTAAtcccaatttttcaaaaaataaaataaaaattaacttcTTAAGAAATCCTACGCTAATGAAACTTTATCGGAataagtaaattaaaaataattttaaagcgaagaataaataaagaaactaaAGATGAGGAGTTCTTATATAATAAGatattatttaaataaaactaaaataatttgCTTGCTTAATGTGTGAGAAAGCCAATAATAATAGGTGGCATATTTTATTAAGTAATTTgtgttatttataattttaatttattttttaattattatatttaatatatttaggTACGACTATACCCCATATATAGAGAGCTTAAGTGCATGATTCTCATAATATAAGTGGTGTAAATGTTTGGTTTTAAAATACAAGGGGTGTATCTCGAATTAATTCTTATTATATGAGTGTTTAATGTAACTAACCCtcaattataataaaaaattatttacttttgttGGCGATAAATAAATCGTAGACTCGATTGTTTTTAGAGCTAGCTAAACAAACATTAATTAAGAAAAGGTAGCAACAAGTCTATGaacaaaaggataaaaaaaattgttaaaagataatatcaaaataaaagaataaatacttttgataagaataaatgttttttcataaatatcaaaagataatagaatatatatttttgataaaagATTGTTAAAAGATTCTTATAGTATTAGAAGATATATTAatcttataaatattttaaaaaatggaaacttttgcATAGTTATGAAATGGATGCCTAACTTAAGCAAATTGTGCCTGGTTGCATAACGCACTAAATTATGCGTTATgcaatttagttttttttttttttttaaagaaaaaccgTTAACGAATTTTAACGTGAGACGTTAACTCACTTTTATATAACGCAGGAAAAAAgtgcgttaaaggtactttggtatctttttttttttcttggggtattttggttcaattggatttttattgggtcatttaggttccggacTCTCCAAAATGAGCCCTACAATGCGCACTCGAATATAGTCGGACTCCAATACCGATATCGAACAtcggtaaaaaataaaaataaagttgggtGAATAAGGGTGGGACCTATTGTTTAGCCTAAATGACCCTAATCATTTTAACCCATGGATTCATGAAATATTTGACCAAACTTCCAAAATTTACTTATTCTGAAATATGCGGTTTGTCATATGTATTTTTTAGAGTACTTTTGGAATGACAATTTGTGTACAGTTaatcaaatacaaaaaaaaattgtcattaTTAAATTAGCAATTTACGCTTGGCAAAGGTTCTGAATATGCTTACAAgtaaagttgtttttttttttagctttggAAAAACAAATTCTGCAACCATTCAgaagtacttatttttaagaaaagccTGGTCAAACATTTAAAATTtcgaaaataagcattttaaaaaaacacctaATTAATATTGTATAAGGAAAAGAGTAAAAGATGCTCTTTAATTGCgcaaattttttaatatttgtgaTCCGTTAATAGTTTAGTCTAGCCATGTCCTTATTGTTACTTAGTTGGATCAAATATGTCTTTATTTCACACGGAACCTAATGGAGCATAATTAGAAGACTAACTGGAGAGCAATTACGACCTACACACATATATTAAGGGCATATTTGATCCAATTTAGTTTCTAAATGCAATTAATCAATAATTTGGTAAAATTGTAATTAACATTCTCCACCAATTTAAGGCATCACATGAAGCACATTTTATATCatacttatagcctgtttggccaagcttatttttccctcaaaagtacttattttaaaaaaaagtgaggtgtttggccaagcttttgggagaaaataagtgcttttggggAGTAAAGCACGTATTTTTAGGGCAGTagcttttaattaaaaaaatacctttttatcccaaaagcacttttttgaaaagtaattttgagaaaaatacacttagaagcactttttaaaagcttgaccaaatactaattgttgttcaaaagtactttttaaattaattggtcaaacacaaactgtttttagccaaaaaacttttttgaaaagtatttttgaaaaaaaaaactttttaaaataagttatttttataagcttggccaaacaggctattaagcAACTTAAAATGTCAattaatgcaaaaaaaaaaaaacgtaggTAAAGATACAAcatgttaaaaaaaagtatatttcATTACTTCAATCATAAGATGATTGTTGGAAAGTGGTAAAGTATTAGTATCATATTTAAGCAACACACATAAGACCGCACGTGAATTAGGGATAAGCAAGAGGCCCAATTcgtaaattattaaaattttaattgctaaattaattTGCTACAGATGTTATTTTAATTGTTAGTTTGGAAGATTTTAAAAGTTATGTTATTTATAATAATAACTTTTTAAACTTAACATACTGTGTAAAAAGATTCAAAAATATTGAGCCTAGAATAAATTACTATGAAATTCTCGTATGTTATCCCTTTTTAGAATAATCAtattaaatgattattttatttttaaaatctaaaaTCAAGAAATTGCTATATTTTTGTTAATCTATTATTAAATAttagtttaaaaatattattaaaaaaacaattagAAGGCTTAAATGACGCAATTTCCAGTTTTAAAATAGGAAGGAAAAGTGTGTTGATAAAGGGATATTTGGTCAAGGGAAATCAGCCCCAAATTAATTACAGACCCAATCGGACTCAACATAACACATTAACACCTACGTAAACTCTTTTCCAAAATTGTTAACAGTAATAATAGGTATTTTAATCAAGTCCATGGAAATCGAGAGGAAAATGATGGCTAGAGGAGACCGACTCAATGATTTGCCAGAGTCTATTCTAATTCACATACTCTCTCTGTTGCCCCACGCAAAATAAGTTTTGAGGACCAGTATGGAGGTTTCTTTGGAAGTCTGTTCCGTTCCAGTATCACTCAATTTCGTGTTCTACTGTAACGAAAAGGACACTCTTGATTTCCTGGCTTCCACAAATAGAGAGCTTGATTACTAGAGGTATTGCCACAAAATCAGAAATTTCAGGGTCCGTCTCTTTAACTACAGGAACCATTATGTTAAACATGTTGGTTTATGGGTACATTTTGCAACCAAACTTGCTAATGTTGAAAGTTTTGCTATTGAAATTTACAGTGATACTTTATTGAAGGCAGAAATATGATTGATTAGATTTAGGAGTTTCTTCATTTATGGGAAAACTTCCATATTCAAAGGGTTTCTCATTTATTAATTTACcttgtatatattgtatattatgtaattatgataaCAGTTGTACATTATGTAATATTATGCTTATTCACTAGTAGTTATGAAAGTCCCCCGATTAGCAAGATTGTACACAAAGGGCTCAAGTCACAACTTTACCAAAAGGACAACTGAACCAAGCCTAACTGAGATaattttatctaaatttgatTTAACTAGTCTTAAAAACAAATACAATGCCCTATGAAATCCATTGCTATAAATCTGCCTAGGCTGGCAATTTATGTCCTTTTTCCCAAATTGATGAGACAACAACAAATTACACCCCAATTACCCGACTCCACTGATTTGtcaaaataacccattaataCCACAAACCCTCTCCTTCTCGGAAACACAAAATCAGTGTTAGACCACATACCCTGAAAGTTGGACTCCATGGAAAAGCAAAGTAAAATCACAGCAAGAGGAGACAGACTTAGTGATTTGCCAGAGCCAATTGTACTGCACATACTCTCTATGTTGCCCGACGGGAAACAAGTTGTGAGGACCAGCGTATTGTCTACATGATGGCGGTCTCTTTGGATGTCTGTTCCGGTATCACTCGATTTCAAATTCTCCTACAGTAACAACGGAAAGGAAACTCTTGATCTCATGGCTTCCATCAATAGAGAGCTTCTTTATTGGAGGTCTTGCGACAAAATTAAGTGTAAGACGCCTTATGTACATGAAGGAATATGTTAAAGATGTTGATCTATGGGTATTTTTTGCAACTAAAATTGCTAATGTTGAAAGTTTTAAgcttaaatttaattgttatagTGAATCTAGTTATGAGTTTCCTCAATTTGCATATAAGAATACGTTATTGAAGAATTTGGTTTTCTGGTACTGTCAACTGAAACCTTGTGGTAATGTTAATTGGACTAGTCAAGTTTCTCTTAAAATTGGGCGTGTGGAATTGACAGATGGTGCCATGGAAAAGGTATTATCTGGTTGCCCTAACTTGGATTGCTTGAAATTAGATGTCTTTTCGGGCATTCATCGTTTGGAAATTAGTAGTGCCAAGCTGAGAAAATTGATCATTAAAGACTACTACCACTGGTGTGATGACCTTTGGCTTGAAATATTAGCCCCCTTTATTCAAACTTTGCAACTTTTGGGGCATTGTAGTGACGTATGCTTGCCACATGGAAATGTGCCTTCACTTGTCACTACAGTTCTTCATTTAGGTTTTGGTTTCGATTTCGACgaggaagatgatgatgaaggaGACCAAAACTTGGAAAAGCAGTATAGCAATATGAAGCAATGTCTTCACAGTGTTGCCCATGTTGAGAATCTTGAATTGAGTCCCTGGTTCATTGAGGTTTATTCATACTCTTTGCTATCCAtaattcccttttttcttttctttttgggaccttttattttctcttgaaTCATCCGTTTACTAACACTAACAATTCCACTACTTAGGATTATCTGATAAGAAAGTTGGCAAGTACAAAAGAAATACATTCTCATGGCCAAGAATAGGAGATAGAAACAAGACCTTTTGAACAGAATATTCAATGATGAACTGTGAGAATAAAGAGTTTGCAAGGGGCAGaacaacatataaaagaagtTCTCTGTTTTTGTACTGCATTTTGGATCCTCTGGATGTTGTTGAATGAAGTTCTATTTTTCCTTGTTAAAAGAAAACACCACCTTTGGATTTCCAAACCAATCTTGAATACTTCTATTTGGCAAAACGCAGTGTTATAGTCCAGTAGTCTTATAATTCTGTTTTTACGAGTTATTCAACAATttgcatttcatttattaagtacgtcatatttccttgttttaACATATTCTGGTTTGTCTATTTTGTTTATAAGTGCCTATCTGGAGTTGAAAGGGTGGCAGTTTTCACctagaggcggatctaggatttgaaggtgaCGGATgccacaattttcttcaatatacatcttgttaggaacgtGTATTTGGGTTGAgtccatctctttttagtttattcggatcaacttaataggctttttttcatttgcaaatatgaaaattacatctcaaaaatcaagaaacgaacataattagcatcttaaacaaggaatcacacccattaacaacagAAGTAAAATCGACATTTTCACTAAGGGACTTGCATCTCGaaagtatattaaaaaatgaattcgcacaagtaaaataacatctttaaTAAGAtaattacaccaatcaaaataaaaaaaataatagaaaaatctTCAATAGATAAatacaccccataagtaaatgtagaattagataaactacaagttctcaagaataaatcataaattcatttctcattttatttattacttattaagagtgtcccaagtcaaatatagacaagtaaacatggacggaaaagaaattataaaaaaaaaattgaattttgatctcaatccagaATTTCCATTGAGACCCATGTCTTTCGATTTAACTACtcacagatttgagattaagagaaatgcttaatttaagggattttgaagtttcaaTTTGTGTGTTCTCGAAGAGATcacacataaaataataaaaaagaggaaagacaatataaataataaaaagataaatagaaaattgggagagCCGAAAAGGGAATTATTGGTACAAAGAAAGTAAAAAGCACAAAGAAAAACTAGAGTCGgaaaatgttcaagatagattcaaatTTGTGTCTACTAGCCGTGacacctttgtctaatttacGACTGGGGGTGGCAGGATCATatatttaacctaatttaagcaaattacaacatatataagtatataaaaaatttattaatctaGGGGGTGGCATGCAaaagggtggatccgcccctgttTCCACCACCAAGCCGGAAATTCTTAAAACGTGATGCAGCCTTAGAGCGGTTGGACTTCCCTAGAATTTACAGAGTTCACCGGATCTTGAGACTTTAGTCATTGACTGGTACAATCACGAACCAAGAGTAAGTTTCCTTTAGACCTTCATTTTCGTCACTTCATGTTATCAATGTCAAACAACTATTAGTGGAAAAAAGAACGTATACCAACATACTTAGGGAAAAGCtcttaaacctttttttttttttttaaagtataaaCCACCTTAGTAGCATtcttcatggaaaaaaataaaatgtaacAAAGATAACTGCCTTACCTCTACAAAGGAATGTGAGATTGAACCGGTTCAACCTTCAAGTAAAGAGAAGATTCAATCTTTCACAAAGT
This portion of the Lycium ferocissimum isolate CSIRO_LF1 chromosome 1, AGI_CSIRO_Lferr_CH_V1, whole genome shotgun sequence genome encodes:
- the LOC132066929 gene encoding F-box/LRR-repeat protein At3g03360-like, with the translated sequence MKEYVKDVDLWVFFATKIANVESFKLKFNCYSESSYEFPQFAYKNTLLKNLVFWYCQLKPCGNVNWTSQVSLKIGRVELTDGAMEKVLSGCPNLDCLKLDVFSGIHRLEISSAKLRKLIIKDYYHWCDDLWLEILAPFIQTLQLLGHCSDVCLPHGNVPSLVTTVLHLGFGFDFDEEDDDEGDQNLEKQYSNMKQCLHSVAHVENLELSPWFIECLSILELKGWQFPPSSRKFLELSVAFKQLDFPGICSFLQSSLDLETLVIEWYDNRPRDLLSRYTNEDEQTRRFETHNFNCSFPYLKTIKIINFYGSVLPLVKYLLKHATVLEQFVIVAAFNESDVSSDYESDGSLDYERYVSPDYVEMALELLSFPRSSPHASVIFSY